GCTTTGCCTTTAACCATTAAACAGATTATCGGTGTTGTTGCTGATTAATCAATCCACTAATTGTTTCAGCCCCAAGTGATTCCCTCATTTACTGCTGGAAGAAGAAAGTCAATTAAAGTCCACATTGTATTGGCTGAAACGTGTTGCCGGTATTCCACACTGAGCAGCTTCGATTCTTTGCAGTTAAATACTTGTCTCTGCCTCGATCCATCGTCAGAGACTCCCACTATCTTCTCTCACAGCTGTGTACTGCGCAGcgactgaaaatgtgtttgcgtACCGAGAGATCTTCCCCTCAGGACCGATGTGTTATTTTCCCCCTCTGCGCTTCCTGTAGAGTTAATGTCTCCtgactgtatttctgtgtcatGTCTGTAGGTGTTGCCTAACAGGACAcatcctctgctgctgatgagcGGGGGCGGGGGCTACCTCCTCTCAGGAACAACGGTTGCCACGGACCGTGCCAAACCTGCGGGCTCCCAGCGAGCCGAGGAACCAGCACCAAAGAGACTGAAACTGACTGACACTGAAGGATGAATGAATACTCGAAGCATCGAATCTTGTGAGGGCACATTACCAGTGGCTTATagggattgttttttttcctctccagcatCAACTTCTCCTTCTGTTAACCTGAGCTGACACATCTGGAATAAGGGAGACGGACTGTCTGGTTTGCATTCATCAGAACATTTTCTCCCCGTCTTGTGTATTTAGATCAGTGAAGGCGCGATGCCGAGGAGTAAACTGTAAGCCAAGTTGGGCTGTTTGACCTAGGTGTACGTGTTATGTAAGGAGCTGCGGAAATAAACTTTTTATGTGTTGAGAGTAAGAgacaggttttgtgtttttatgcctCAAGACCAGGTGAgggaaacatttctgtttttgtttgcagttaatCCAGttctcacttgttttttgttattatccCTGCAGGAAGTGCCATTTGTCATATGATCGAGTCGCTAACgcagcttcactgtgtgttACATCTGTATCCGCACATTAAAATATAACAGTACTAAAGAACCTGATGTGtgaacactttctttttttcccacccatCAAGAAATAATTCACAAGATAATTGTTTGGTCCCAGAATAACTCCTTTTTATTGAGTGCAGATTGAACAAACTCTTCAGAACACAATTATTTCAATAATTTGTTTCAGATGTATATTATTTTTCATAGTTTCTCGtaaagtgtatatatatatatataaacatcaAAACCATTCCCATGCGGATTAATTTGATAACATCAAAATACCACAAATACCATGATAAACAAGTTGATGAAAGGTTTTTGGCAAGGCTCCAAggttttttcttatttttttgtcttttttaacaCTGTAAGCACACAAAATTTGCAGACATACAGTTAAGACAGCAGTTTTTTATCCACTGATAAGTCAAAAAGAAATGCTGTCCGTCCAGGCTTACGCACTGTTGTCATGCAGTTTGGCAGCGATTTTCTGCAACTCCATGTCCATCGCTGCGAGGTTCTGCAGCTCTTTctcctgaaacaacagaaaatatttacacatcAGCGACTAAATTACAACAGTTTCAGTCTGTTATTCCCTACGTGTGGAATAGAAAGTAGGATTAAATTATAGATTAGCCTTGTTTTCCCATGCTTGCTCCAAAGATCTGAGTAAATATGATGAATTTTGCAACTGGGgttaaacatttctgtattattcCTTGAGTTGTGGAGCCTAAGGACGGATAAATCactccgcctcctccctcctggtttgtttttctgcttcagaGTGTGTCTCTCCAGGCTGTTGCTCTCCTTTCAATGGGTATATTATGACTTTGATTGCTCTGGGAGGCTATAATCATGAGGTTCTTCGGTGTGATTACTGCAGCAGCCATAAAAAAAGCTCATGCGGAGGgcgcaaataaaaaaaacaacaagcgaGCGAGCGAGGAGAATGAGAGCTGGAGAGACGAGCTGTGAAGGAGAACTGATTCGAGCAAGACAGTAAAAGTCACTATGTGTGCCAGAGTTGAGGAACGAGTCACTGCCCATGAATACACGggttccattttgttttcatgtaatcaGGGACATGCTCGTGAGGGACAGCTCTTGATGTGCATTTGCACTGATGCATATTCACTCCTGCTCTGTGGCTCTGAAGGCTAAATCCTGACATCTTCATGCAGACTACAGATTTCCATAATGAGCCTCGCTGCTTATATTTTCTCCCCCCCCAGTGTGGTGGAGGTGCTTGATGTGCCTCATGGCTTTACTGGGTCAGCTGAATATATGGAGGAATAATTTTACCAGCGGAATAAACATGAAACTTACAAACTTATCTATTCTGAGGAATCTTTGAGGGCAGATTCTTGGATTCTGCCTGtaattttttaacatttgcatgtgtttttttgttcagcctGGAGTGCACTGTTCATGAGTCACAGTACCGGTCAGTGATTAGTCATTCAAATAGAGGGGATGGCCTAATAGTAACCCTAACTTTAATTATTTCCATTATCGTCCGGGTCTAGATGTGTAttttctgcagcattttatAGGAACATTACAGGAAACTCTAACAGCAGCGGTGTGTCTCTTTGCCTGCAGCTCTTCCGTGACTGCACCTCGCTATTTGTCACTTTGATCGCAAAGATGATACAACGCCTCAGAGCATAAATATTATTATAGTGTGAAATTGAGTATTTATAGTATTTAATTTAGAGGTTATTATAGATCTAGGAAAAAAATGACTAGAGGGCaggactgagagaaaaaaggtgCTATCACAAATCTGTCTGTTACTTCGGCATCACGGACAGGATTGATCACTGGACTGCACCGTGAGACCACTGATATTTTAGACGCCATGTATTCAATCTGCACAAACCTGGGTCAGATAAAGGATGTATGAGTCAGGCAGATGAGAGTAACATATTTAACTGAATAACTGCTCTGCCCCTGCACTGCCTCTGCTACCAGGGGGTGGacaggttaacaagggggatgtATTTTGGTCATTCCCCCTCATTTCGCCTATTCAGTTCAGTGGTCTAGTTAGAGGTTTCAACAGACAAATAGATCCTCGTGTCAATCATGAAGCTAATCTGAATTTAGAGACGTCAGTTTTTACCTCCTGTGCagtgagtgttttctgttgcGTGCTGCTCTTTGCCTCCGCTGGATTCGAGTGGTTTGCCAGCTGGTTTATCTTGTAGCTCAGCAACTTGGCCAGTTGGTCCATCTGAACACATTAAAAGGTAGAACCAGGGCGCCGGGTCAGTACTTATTGATCCATCATACACATGTGCAAAGAGGCTAAGAAGGTATATGCAAAATTACCCAAAGTGATTAGATCAGAAATTAGATTTCAGGATCATATTTCCTTAATGTGCATGTTCAGGTTGAATCTTCCATCTCTAGTCTACAGCTAGAAGCACCACGTGTATCACACTGCCTACCTTATTTGAGGTTGCAGCATTCTCATCTGAGTCCCTCTTATACCATGCAGGATGGTAATAGCCTCTGAAAATCCAGGGATTGCGCTTCTCTGCCAGATACCTGAAAAACAGCCCCAGGAAGACATTGTTGTAccagttgtttctgtttcagcacACCTACAAAGGATTTCTTCAATTGCTGAATACTTTTTTGTTACTGAACTGTGGGATGTGCTCCAGGGTGtcagaatacaaacaaaagTAGTGAGGAATAGAAGTTGTTAGATATGATAAAGGATGGGAGTACCTCAGAGCTTCGCTCCTGTCCTTTGCCGCCTCTTCGTATTCCCCTGAATCGGCcctctgttcttcctcttcttctgagCCACCGCTGCGCTTGTGGTATTTCTTTTTGTGGTGGTATCTGTGTGTCGGCTTCCATACGCGCTTTTctatttcttcctcctctcttccgTTTCTTTTGTCCAGTCCCCAGGATTCCTGGCTGCGTTCCTCGTCTGGTTCTTCTCTGGCCTCCTCTGCGAGCTCTTCGTCACGCTTTTGTCTCCTCTGGTGGAATCTGCCGGCCCTCCattctcttttgtctcttcctgTATCAAAGTCCCATGACTCCTGGCTGCGTTCTTCATCTGGTTCTTCTCTTGGTCCTTCTGCGAGCTCTTCGTCACGCTTTTGTCTCCTCTGGTGGAATCTGCCGGCCCTCCattctcttttgtctcttcctgTATCAAAGTCCCATGACTCCTGGCTGCGTTCTTCATCTGGTTCTTCTCTTGGTCCTTCTGCGAGCTCTTCGTCACGCTTTTGTCTCCTCTGGTGGAATCTGCCGGCCCTCCattctcttttgtctcttcctgTATCAAAGTCCCATGACTCCTGGCTGCGTTCCTCATCAGGTTCGTCCCTGGCTTCCTCTGAGAGATCTTCATCACGCTTTTGTCTCCTCTGGTGGAATCTGCCGGCCCTCCAGTCTCTCTTGTCCCTTCCAGTATCGAAGTCCCAATATTCTTGGCTGCGTTCCTCATCGGGTTCATCTCTGGCTTCCTCTGAGAGATCTTCATCACGCTTGTGTCTCCTCTGGTGGAATCTGCCGGCTCTCCAGTCTCTCTTGTCCCTTCCAGTATCGAAGTCCCAATATTCTTGGCTGCGTTCTTCATCCGGTTCTTCTCTGGCCTCCTCGGAGAGCTCATCATCACGCTTTTGCCTCCTCTGGTGGTACCTTCCAGCCCTCCAATCGCGCTTGTTTTTTCCAGTATCAAAGTCCCACGATTCCTGGCTGCGTTCTTCATCTGGTTCTTCTCTTGGTTCCTCTGCGAGCTCTTCGTCACGCTTGTGTCTCCTCTGGTGGAATCTGCCGGCCCTCCAGTCTCTCTTGTCCCTTCCAGTATCGAAGTCCCAATATTCTTGGCTGCGTTCCTCATCGGGTTCGTCCCTGGCCTCCTCGGAGAGCTCTTTGTCACGCTTGTGTCTCCTCTGGTGGTGCCTACCGGACCTCcactctcttttgtctcttccATTATCAAAGTCCCATGATTCCTGGCTGCGTTCTTCCTCTGGTTCTTCTCTTGGTTCATCTGCGAGCTCTTCATCACGTTTGTGTCTCCTCTGGTGGTACCTTCCAGCCCTCCAGTCCCTCTTGTCCCTCTCATCGTCAAGACCCCAATATTCCTGGCTGCGCTCGccgtcttcatcctcctcaccACGTTTGTGGAGCTTTGTCTTGTGTGGGTAGCGATGCGTGGTCTTTCCCTCATTCCCGTGCCTCTTGGCTATGTCCCAGGACTCTTGGCTGCGTTCTTCCTCTGgctcctccctctcatctcccAAAGTTTCCTCGTCtcgtttgttttttctttggtggTATCTTCCGGGTCTCCAGTTCCTCTTCTccttgtcttcttcctcttcttcctcttcgtctAATCTCCTCTTCTCCAGCCCCCAGCTCTCCTGACTGCGCTGgttgtcttcctcttcttcctcttcccctcgtTTGTGCATCCGTTGTTGGTGGTGTCCCGGCCTCCAGCCGCTCCTCTTCTCCCGCTCTGCTTCATCCGCCTCGTCCTCGTGTCTCTTGTCCTTCTCGTCGCCCAGGCTCCAGGACTCTTGGCTGCGCTCGTCCTCCGGGATTTCTCGTTTTTCCTCGACGGACTTCAGGAGCGCCTCGATGTCTTTCACGTCTGCTCCCTTTGCCTCAGTCCCCTCGGGGTGACCTCTGACCGCCTCTCCATCGGTCGCCTCTGTAGTCTTCTTGTCCAGCGGAGCGTTTTTAACCCCTGTGACAGAACAAAAGAGAGATCAAAAGAGGCGTCAGGATCCACTTTGTGTGGCTCTTTTGATCAAAAGGTTGCTAAAGATCCACTTAATCTATCTCTTAGTGACAGCTAATGATGGATTTCCTATTTGACTTGAGCTTTTTGGTAAAATCCCATCTAGATCAAAACTGTGACACACTTGTTTGATATTTAGGTCTCATTAAAAGttgctgtactgtactgtaatgcaCGATAAGGGTCTCCTGAGTATGCTTAACAGCTCTAAGCCACCAGCTTGTTGCCAAGATAGTCCTGCTGCATCAACAGCATCCTCAGCGCTCACTATCACGACCACGCACACTGACaaagctgcttctgctgcaaACCTGCTTGGAGGATTTCTTTGCATTGCTGATCCAGCTGGGAGTCCGGTTTGGAGAGTGCTTTGGACAAGACTTCAACCAAGCATCGTGTTACCTGCAACaggcaaataaaaaagaaaaacgataTATGAAGCTGATCCCTCAcatgctgcacagctgctgtgtttaaacTTCATCATTAAAAAAGGGTTACCacatcttctctctgtccttcttttGCCACTGGAAGCGCTTGATTTTCTGCTttagagagaagaagaagaagaaaaaaaaagtaattcatgTTAAGGCTCATGTCTCTGTCCATGGTCCTGAACTGACGCTCACTAACTTGCAGCACTCTTGCAGggaatattaataataataataataataataataataataataataataataataaaagaaagaagaagctCCATCGCTCTTCCACCTTACCTGTGAGCAAAGCCGCAACCGcaacaaaaacccaaacaagTCTCATGTTGGCGGCGGGGAGGGATAGAATCCAAGAGGAAACTGCTGGCGGTGCAACAAGGCGACCGAGTCCCGTCCTCTCCGCAGATGCAGGAGAGAGCTGCGCTGACCGGGGCGCCTGCTGCTCTGAGGATCGGAGCGGAGGAGCGCCTCAGATAAAGAGAGGAGTGGGCTGGAGAAGGAGCGTGGGAGGAGGGCTCCGGGCTCTGTGACTGTCAGGACCCATTAGACCTGCAGAGGAGCGAGTGATGTGTGAATTGGTAATCTCGTTAGTGTCACAGGTCGTCCGAGGCTGATCGATTAAACAGATTGACGGGGTGGAGGATTAACAACAcgcattattgttgttgttgttgttgtttttatgcgTTTGAATGCCAGGAAGTGCccgaggacagacaggtggtgGCGGACCCGACATCACGAACATCTCCTGACACTTCACATACTTTGTGAGGATTCACGTTTGTATGATTCAGCCCGTGTCTGCGCTGCTCCCCACGCAAAATGAATATATGGAAGCATTgaagttaaaggataagttcacccccccaaaaaacaattcagtcattatttcatcatcctcaagctgatggaaagtcagatgcAAGTTGTTGTTTTAGATGTAAATGATGACTTGTTTAAaacgtttttaaaaatctaCCCAAATaagcataaaatggctccatacagtttttttttattttttattttttattaatccaagtctccggaaATCCAGATTTTCCAAGCTGATTTGGAAATCAGTTGTTTACCCACTTTCTAAAGCCAAAATCTACTGCTCACTGAGGGCatgaataacatcttttcaaatcagttggGGATCTCCATAAACTTGAATGAAGCCCAACAAACTGTTTAGAgccatttatatatttttttcaggcactttttatgttttaaaagaagttcccagcttcttcagttttgctgtgaacttccagaaatgttttgtcatcagTGAAGCGCCACTCAATTTTCCATCTGCATCTGAATTAGTGGATAAATTAtaattttgtttctttaatccTGTAAGAAAGTCTAATGTTCTGTTTTGCCTTCGACtgcagaaatattaaaataatattgacTAAAGTTGCTCGAGGCAGCAGGATATTATCAGTCGTTGTATGATATTCTTATAATATCTGCAATGTGTGTCAAGTTTTTCTACAGTatgtactgtttgtttgtgtgtttttattaatattaccACTACAGAGGAAGCTCTATGTTCATTTGAGTCTGAAGTCCATcgtctttttcctttctttgtgaTTTAGAAGGGGCTTTTCCCAGTCAGGCTCGAGTTATGTaacacctcctcatcctcagctgAGATGCTGCCCGACAGTCTCTGTGTGCTGAAATTACTCATTGCAATGTGGGCTAAAGAACAATATATTTGACGTTACAGTCGTCAGGTGCAGCCATGTTTACTGGGTCAGAATTTAGCCCAGCTGCCTCCTCAATAATTCATCCAGCACATTACGTTAGCACATTCCGTCCGGCTTCCCCGTGGGAAACTTCGGCACCAGCAGAGGAAAACTAGTTAATGGAGACCTGGATCAATAGCTGCTGTGGTTAACACTCTAGGATGTATTAGAAAGAGTATATCTACATTATTTATTGTTCCACTCATTCGAGCTGATGTATTACAGTCCCCTGAAAagaacacagctgcagagaaaacacacaaagaaaatacatcTATTGACACCGCAGGTTCTGAGGATTTGTGTGATTTCAAACTTCTTCCCAACTCTCTGTGAAACTACACTTAATCTGCCAGCTGCTGCCGTCctcatgacaaaataaaaaaaaacccctggaTTGGGATGAGCCGACATGTGCAGCGACAGAGCTGGAAGTTAGTGGGCTCAGCTCAGCACGGCTCAGAACATCCAAACCGACAACTGCTGGCATCttcttttttggcactttgcttgattttttttttggtatttttttttttctttctgcctccttGTCCAGCGATGTGTTCCTCTCTCGTTGTGCATACTCTTTCATCCAGACGCGTGAACACACGAAGCCAGCAGAGTGCCATAAATGTACAATCAGCTGAACTGTTTCCTCTATAGGTCTGTATAAGGGGCCTCTGCTCACATGAGATGTTTCCACAACAAGCACTGACCTTTGTGTATGGCAGTGTACATTCAAATTCAATCATGTCTGGGAAACCACAAGCCCAGAAATGTGTAACAGCTGCGAGCGAAATGAGAATATCATGCTCCATaaatctgctctctctctctctttctcctgtgCTTCTCGTGCCTACATGTGCTGAGATCTATCTTTGTTGCTGCAGACAGCCTCCATTGTGATAATAATTACCGGTCAGACCATAAAACTGTGATGTCCGACAGCGTATTGAAACACCCAAGGGGGAAGACGCGCTGACCCTGTCCCTTGTGTGAGTGATAGATCGCCTGCAGTGTGTACAGTAAGCAGCAGAGAAACTGTAGTCTGCAGTTTCCTTTTACAGTCCCTGAGGAGGAAGTCATGTCTGCGACTGCAGCTCAGTTCTCCACTATGAACCATCAAGCCACCAGATATCAAAAAGCACTGAAGCACTAAATTATACAAGTCCCAAGCTctgaacaatgtgtgtgtgtatgtgtgtgtgtgtgtgcacccacaTGTGATGCTGTGTGGTTTTGTGGCCTTAGTGCCGTTGCTCGAGGCCTGATTAATAATTTAGTGAGCCATGAAGATACAGGAGCTTACAGGCAGTGAAagggggtggtgggtggtggtggtgggtggtgcACGACTCAGATCAGTCCCTGTCTGCAAGCAACGCCACCCCTTTCATCACGGGCACGAACATGTATGAACAAAAGGCGAGTGGCTCACGACGAGCGCTGCGTAATGTCCCCTCATGAAAGCCTCGGCCGGGCTTTGATGATCGCCGCGGGGACGAGCTTCATGTTTGGCTCCAAACTTCTGACGGACTTTGATGATGCTCCGAGAAACAATAGTGGAGTTTGTCTGCGCGCGGTCATCTGCGGTCAAATGCACTCACTTGTGCTAATAACTTTcaatttttaatgtattattttgttgaaaaaaaaagaggcagctttattttccttttgggaaggtttttttttttttttgcattattagACTTTGATCATCTGATGCAGGATCTGAAGGAAAAGATCTCACTAATTagcaaacatccatccatccctaaCTCGAAATATATTatcttgtctctgtgtgtcttgtataattgccaaaaaaaaaaaaaaaacaactaacaaGGACTGAAAAAGGGATAAATTCACATCGAACTTTGTTGGGAACACAGTCTTCCAAGCAGCTTCGTCCAATGtctcttcttctgcctctgctgaCCAACTGCTGCTTCATCCATCAAGCAAAATCGGATTTATGCAGCCGACAACAACCCCCTTGTGCACCGTTCTATTTGTGAAAATAGAGGTAATAAACAGGAATGAAAATCTACATAAACATCACAGTATTTATATGAAGATCTCATAGAGTCAAATCAATTACCATCCCATCCACACTGCCTCATTTATCTGCTAGAGACACTCAGGATGAAGCTTCAGGGTGCCGATGTCATATCGGGGTTAGGATTGTACTGGATGGGCAGTGGATCTGGCACAGTTCTTCTATGGATCTGCTGGTTCTGAAAGCGTACAGGTGTGGGTCCAGGCTGTCAGGGATGTTGTCGCTGATGCGCTGGAGGTGAGTGCCACAGGGCAGCAGTCGTGAAGTCTAGACACAGCAGTCCACAGGGACGATGGTGGAGGTCTTGAGGCAGGAGGGAACATCGTCCTGTGAGAGTGAGATGTTAAGTTGTCAGTGATGTTTCTTGTACACATCCAGGTTTGTTATCTGGACGAGCGGcctcatgttcacacacacggTATCAGTGGAGGACTGTGTTCAAACTGcacagagggaaaagaaacacaaagagacacggagagaagagaagaggtgaCAAAGTGACATAAATATGCAAACGCGTACAGACGTGTTCGGCTAGAGCTGCATCAAACTGGTAAGCCGCGGTCGGCTGAATTGGAAGTGAACCCGACCAGAAGAGGTCGGCCTTCTCTTGTCGTTTCATGCCGTAGTGCCCACAGGCTGCAACGCCCCGACTGCAGATTGAGCCTGTGTTGCATTAGGATTCTCAGGTGACACTTTTCAGAACACGACGATGCATGAAATTGATCTTGTGCAGCTCGAGGCTGCGGTGTTTGTGGACTTAACGCGGGAAA
This region of Acanthopagrus latus isolate v.2019 chromosome 22, fAcaLat1.1, whole genome shotgun sequence genomic DNA includes:
- the chgb gene encoding secretogranin-1 isoform X2; the encoded protein is MRLVWVFVAVAALLTENQALPVAKEGQREDVVTRCLVEVLSKALSKPDSQLDQQCKEILQAGVKNAPLDKKTTEATDGEAVRGHPEGTEAKGADVKDIEALLKSVEEKREIPEDERSQESWSLGDEKDKRHEDEADEAEREKRSGWRPGHHQQRMHKRGEEEEEEDNQRSQESWGLEKRRLDEEEEEEEDKEKRNWRPGRYHQRKNKRDEETLGDEREEPEEERSQESWDIAKRHGNEGKTTHRYPHKTKLHKRGEEDEDGERSQEYWGLDDERDKRDWRAGRYHQRRHKRDEELADEPREEPEEERSQESWDFDNGRDKREWRSGRHHQRRHKRDKELSEEARDEPDEERSQEYWDFDTGRDKRDWRAGRFHQRRHKRDEELAEEPREEPDEERSQESWDFDTGKNKRDWRAGRYHQRRQKRDDELSEEAREEPDEERSQEYWDFDTGRDKRDWRAGRFHQRRHKRDEDLSEEARDEPDEERSQEYWDFDTGRDKRDWRAGRFHQRRQKRDEDLSEEARDEPDEERSQESWDFDTGRDKREWRAGRFHQRRQKRDEELAEGPREEPDEERSQESWDFDTGRDKREWRAGRFHQRRQKRDEELAEGPREEPDEERSQESWDFDTGRDKREWRAGRFHQRRQKRDEELAEEAREEPDEERSQESWGLDKRNGREEEEIEKRVWKPTHRYHHKKKYHKRSGGSEEEEEQRADSGEYEEAAKDRSEALRYLAEKRNPWIFRGYYHPAWYKRDSDENAATSNKMDQLAKLLSYKINQLANHSNPAEAKSSTQQKTLTAQEEKELQNLAAMDMELQKIAAKLHDNSA
- the chgb gene encoding secretogranin-1 isoform X1 produces the protein MRLVWVFVAVAALLTAENQALPVAKEGQREDVVTRCLVEVLSKALSKPDSQLDQQCKEILQAGVKNAPLDKKTTEATDGEAVRGHPEGTEAKGADVKDIEALLKSVEEKREIPEDERSQESWSLGDEKDKRHEDEADEAEREKRSGWRPGHHQQRMHKRGEEEEEEDNQRSQESWGLEKRRLDEEEEEEEDKEKRNWRPGRYHQRKNKRDEETLGDEREEPEEERSQESWDIAKRHGNEGKTTHRYPHKTKLHKRGEEDEDGERSQEYWGLDDERDKRDWRAGRYHQRRHKRDEELADEPREEPEEERSQESWDFDNGRDKREWRSGRHHQRRHKRDKELSEEARDEPDEERSQEYWDFDTGRDKRDWRAGRFHQRRHKRDEELAEEPREEPDEERSQESWDFDTGKNKRDWRAGRYHQRRQKRDDELSEEAREEPDEERSQEYWDFDTGRDKRDWRAGRFHQRRHKRDEDLSEEARDEPDEERSQEYWDFDTGRDKRDWRAGRFHQRRQKRDEDLSEEARDEPDEERSQESWDFDTGRDKREWRAGRFHQRRQKRDEELAEGPREEPDEERSQESWDFDTGRDKREWRAGRFHQRRQKRDEELAEGPREEPDEERSQESWDFDTGRDKREWRAGRFHQRRQKRDEELAEEAREEPDEERSQESWGLDKRNGREEEEIEKRVWKPTHRYHHKKKYHKRSGGSEEEEEQRADSGEYEEAAKDRSEALRYLAEKRNPWIFRGYYHPAWYKRDSDENAATSNKMDQLAKLLSYKINQLANHSNPAEAKSSTQQKTLTAQEEKELQNLAAMDMELQKIAAKLHDNSA